The proteins below are encoded in one region of bacterium:
- a CDS encoding DUF4159 domain-containing protein produces MRRWPLLALDLALALALGLRPAGAGAQLDAAPRPGELQLGRLHYSGGGDWYGNPSSLPNLLEEFERRTGIACAERETVVKATDPGLDRLPLVYLNGHGNLQPTPEEEARLRAWLRRGGFLWADDNYGLDASFRRTVERVFPEEQLVLVPAEHPIYHSFYDLAGVPKIHVHDGKPPQGWGLFLDGRLAVFYTFEADIGDGLEDPDVHKDPPDKREAALKMAINVLYHALVRARPAA; encoded by the coding sequence CCCGCGGGCGCCGGCGCGCAGCTCGACGCGGCGCCCCGCCCCGGCGAGCTGCAGCTCGGCCGGCTCCACTACTCCGGCGGCGGCGACTGGTACGGCAACCCGAGCAGCCTGCCCAACCTGCTCGAGGAGTTCGAGCGGCGCACCGGCATTGCCTGCGCTGAGCGCGAGACCGTCGTCAAGGCCACGGATCCGGGCCTGGACCGCTTGCCGCTCGTCTACCTGAACGGTCACGGCAACCTGCAGCCGACGCCCGAGGAGGAGGCCCGCCTGCGCGCCTGGCTGCGGCGCGGCGGCTTCCTCTGGGCGGACGACAACTACGGCCTCGACGCCAGCTTCCGGCGCACGGTGGAGCGGGTTTTCCCCGAGGAACAGCTCGTCCTCGTGCCCGCCGAGCACCCGATCTACCACAGCTTCTACGACCTGGCCGGCGTGCCGAAGATCCACGTCCACGACGGCAAGCCACCGCAGGGCTGGGGCCTCTTCCTCGACGGCCGGCTCGCCGTCTTCTACACCTTCGAGGCGGACATCGGCGACGGCCTCGAGGATCCCGACGTGCACAAGGACCCGCCCGACAAGCGCGAGGCGGCGCTGAAGATGGCGATCAACGTGCTCTACCACGCCCTCGTGCGGGCGCGGCCGGCGGCATGA